The genomic DNA ACACATTGTTGCGCACCAGCTCAAAGGGAatctcggcgcggcgctcggccgcctcgaggagcgacgCAAGCTCCGTGGCGAGGTTCGAAAACTGGCCCGAGGCCGTCACCTCGCCCGCGTACGTgctctgcgccgcgaggtcgcgcgTCAGCAGGCCCGACGCGTCGTGGCGTACCGgcgagagcgccgcggggtCCTGCGGCGGGAGGCCACGCGCAAAGTCCATCGCGACCGTCTTGCCGAGGCCatccgtgccgagcgccgaggtGTCGACGTAGCGCAGGtagcgcagcagcacgtGGCTCAGCTCCTGCGGCATCTCGGACTGGACGCGCGTCaggacgctgcgcacgcgcgcgtaCATGCCGACCAAGATCTGCTTGCGGTCCGTGTACGAGTCGGtgagctcgagcgtgacgtcggcgagctgcgagTGGAAGACGTACTTGGGCAGGAACGCATCCTCGACCTCCCCGTCGCAGCTCTGTGCGAGGAgcgtgagcagctcgagcatcgTCACCACCACGTCCGTGCGGCCAAACAGCTCGGGGaaggcggcgacgaggcgctccacgtagcggtgcgcgccgtcgcgcacacCGGGCGCACGGTGGCAGCAGCCGACCAGAAtgttgcgcagctcctcaAAGAGGTAGGTGCCCATcgcgtgctcctcggcgcacTGCGCCGTGTGCACCAGGAATGCAGAAaagacgcgctcggcgaccgtgcgtagcggcgcagcgagcgatGAGGTGGCGAGGCCGTGGTGCGCAAAGTAGAGCAgcatcggcgacggccgcccggccgccgcgcggcgccactcgacctcgagcacggACTGGAGGAAAgcgaggcgagcggcgctcAGCTTGCCTtccagcaggcgcgcgccgagcgtcgggaggatggcgcggcgcagcgtgtctACCGACACGCCCATGCCGTCCTGCTTGAGGATCGAGTTGTACTCGACGTCCTCCTCGACATAGTTCACGACCGAGTTGGGGACGAGCATCGGCGTCTTGAGCGCAATCACCGTCAGAGGGTCGTTGCGGGGCATCGGCGCAGTGAggggcgtcgacgcgccgctcaccGCAATCACCGTCCAGAGGTTGCGGAAGAGGTACACCTGCtccgtgctcggcgcccaCTGGGGGTTGAtgtcgcggtgcgcgagcagcgcagcgagcgcaggaagcgtgccgcgcaccagcgccgcgtcgcgctggctCCCGGCGTCAATGACGAGTgccagcagctcgttcAGGTACAGGTTCTTGCGGAAAGCGCCCTGCTCCTGCACCGCCGTGTCCGCCTctgcgccacggcgctcggcctcttgcGTGAGGCCGCGTGCAAGGAGCTCTTGCGCGGTGTTCACCGCACCgagacgcggcgcatcgcggtgcttgagcgcggcgcgcgcggcgtccgacAGGTAGTTCATCACATTGACAAagctcgacgtcggcgccgcaagcgcaagcggcaCGAGGTGCGTCAGCGGCGAGGTCTGCGCAAGCGAGGAGGGGccctgcaggcgctgcagcagcagcgagaTGGCCAGCACCGTGTACTGCAcgttgccgagcgcctttGCGAGCGACGTAATCACCGCGACGGTGCTTCCGACGACGATCCCttgctcgaccgccgcagggcgcacgccgcgcacgttGCGCTGGGGCAcggtgcgctcggtgcgctccgcgtcgcgcgcgaggttgttgagcagcgcgtaggtcgacgacgatgccgcctcgtcgccttCCAGGCGCACGCACACCGCGAggctgcggccggcggtgtcgaggagcggcgagccgctcgcgaggtccgcctcgaggatcgGCAGGGGGAGCTGCAcaaagcggcgcaccatcggcacgagcgacggcacgagcgcgggACGCACATGCGCAACGACCGCCAcgctctcgagcgcggcacgctgcagcacaGCGTCGTCcagcaccgcctcgtcgcccagcagcgacgcgagcgtTCCCGGGACAAACGAGCCGATGGCCGTGCCGTCGaacgcagcgacgacgagcaccgTGACCTTGAGCGCGGTGCTCAGCAGCTCACGCGCGTACAGTTCGACCTGCAGAcggggcgtcgcggccgtgaGCTGGCTCACGGTCTGTGCGGTGCGCTCGTACAGGTCCTGTGCGAcatgcgcgacgctcgtctcggcgccggtgcgcgtcgcgggcggcgcgcgctgcagctgctcccACGCCGGGGCGTACGGCGAGCGGGACTGCGTCAGGGCCTGCGCCAGGAGCGAGGCAGTGGCACTCAGGGCGCACCATGCGACAAAGCGGCCCGACAGCGGGACGCCGAGACTCGCGTAGTGCTGCAGCACCATCTCGGCGtagctcgagcgtgcgtcggcaggcggcgcggggcccgcgccggcggctgcgagctgcgcggcggcctccTGCTGCTCGGGCAGGCagacgagcagcgcgtccaTGCGGGGAATCTGGCTGCTGCtggcgacgtcgacgagcactTCGACGAGAGGCGTGTAGGACGCCTTGTCCCATGCGAACGGCAcgtcctgcagcgcacgcgcaaggccgtgcagctgcgGCACCGAGTTCAGTGCGAGGGTCTGCGTCGAGGCCTGGCCCGAGAGCACCGTCTTGGCGAGGGCGCTCGTGTACGACGAGAGCGTGGAGAGCGCccgagagcggcgcgacggcagGCCAGTAGCGATCTTGAGCAGCGCTTCGACGAGCGTGTACGCAAGCTCGTCGGGGACAGGCCACTGCTCGGGGACCTGCATGCCCTCCTcgaagcgcgtcgacggcaggcgcgacgcgaggtgctcgagctcgccgagcacgtcctCTAGGTAGgtcgccgcctgcgcaggGACttccacgccgccgaccgcgtcggcggTCGCAGCAGCGAAGcgtgcctgcgcgaggtagCTACGGACACTCGAGGTGGtcagctgctcgccgctcgtcgtcgcggcgccgcgcagcacggaAAAGTCTTCAGTCTGCAACGTAcccgcggcggcctcctgcgcgaggttcGCCGCGAGGTCGTTCAGGATCAGCGTATGCGTCGGCTGGTCCAGAAAGTCCATGCTGGTCGGTGGGGAACGCGGCGCCCGTGCCACGTGGCTGCACAGGCCAAGCTGGGGTACGAGTGCCGTGCGACACGGTGCGgtgcggtgcgtgcgggTCGGCGCCGTGTTGCCCCACTCACGGCAtcgagcagcggctgcgcacgcgctaCATAGACATGGTATAGTGCTATCGCTACATTACTTCTCGCCACGGAGGGCCATTTCACagacgcggcgcaagcCCACTTCGAGTGCCTGCAGTGCGCGTGCGTCTTCCGGGGCCATCTGCacggcgcccgacgcgaGCAGTGCGTCGGGCAAATCCAGCGAGAGAAAGACTTGCGGAATACCGAGCTTGgcggctgcgtcagtcgcGCGCCCACGTACCGATCCGCTGTGCCATGGCGACCGATGTATTGGCCCTGTATAGTGCTGTGCCGGTCGtggcctgcgtcagccatGCAACCTACCCTCACGTTACCGCTCCCCCCGCGGTTCATCGCGACGCCCCAGTCGTCCGCGAGGCGTGCAGGGACGTGCGTCGACTCGTCGCGTCCCGCGGcctgcatcgccgcgcgcacttcctcgtcgtcctcgtcgcccagcgagcgcggcgctgcgcctgcccACACCATGAGCGAGTGATCGAGCACGGTGCACTGCACCGCAAACGCGCGGTGCTGTGCGTGCGGCACACGCACCACGTAGGCCGCCGTCTTCATGGTCGCTCACGTGACGTGGAAGAAACGTCCGCCCTGCGACGATGCTTGGGACACTGcgtgtcgctgctgcgcggcaagcgctGCGGTTCGGTGCGCGTTTGATGCACACGACTGCTGTGCCCCGCGCACAGTACCTTGCACCTCCCCCCCCCACGCCAGACCGTGTGAagcccgcgtcgccggcgtACTTTACCACGAAGCCGTCGTACATCGACACGCTCCAGATGCTTGACCAGCTTACGCGCGAAGtgaagcgcgagctcgagcaggcgtaCATCCTCCCTCTGAACTCGAAGCCCCCGCCGATCCCCCAAGGCCCCACGAATATCTGGGTatcgcgcgaggcgctgcacagcaagctcggcattgcgctgcgtgcgtcgcaGTACCGCAGCGTCATCTCGCGGCTGACGCTCCTGCTGCGATACCGCGCgctggtgctcgagcacttTGCGAGCAGCGGCAGTGCATCgtttgccgagcgcagctcTGCGCAGCAgaagcagctcgctgcgcaggtCGAAGAGGTATTTGCCGCCTTTATGAGCTCGCACGGCAAGGCGCAGGACAGCCACGAGAAGGGCgaggctgcgccgcgcacctcgacgcgtgGCTTTATCGACAACGAGGGCCGCGCCtatgcgcgcggccgccggaaggagagcagcgcgcgcgtgtGGCTCGTGCCGGCCaaggacgccgacgcgtccCTCGGCTCGGTCCTGGTGAACAGCGTGCCGCTGAGCCAGTACTTTACGCGCACCGACCACCGCGAGCAGGTGGTGTGGCCGCTGAAGCTCGCGGGCGTTCTCGGCCAGTACAACATCTTTGCGattgcgcgcggcggtggccaCACCGGCCAGGCgggcgccgtggcgcacggCATTGCgaatgcgctcctcgcgcagcttgcgagcgtgcctggcgaggcggccgcggcgacgcacgccgaggtcaagcagctcctcgccaaggacggGATCCTGCACCGCGACCCCCGCATGGTCGAGCGCAAAAAGCCGGGCCTGGCCAAGGCACGCAAGGCCTTCACCTGGGTCAAGCGTTAAGTGTAGTTCTATAGACTGCATTACAGCATTCTCCGTTTCTTGGggcggacgccgccgacctTGATCGGCGTTTTGTCGGTCATGACCTTGACGAGGttgcgcacctgctcgccCTCGGACGCCATCATCGCGCGGAAGACGGCCTCGCGGCCCTGGCCGAAGCCGTTCCAGAGCACCTCGATCGAGTTgatgcgccagcgcgcctgGTTttcggcgatgcgcgaaaagacgcgcagcgcagagCGGTAGCCGGCCTCATAGCCGGAGCGGCCCGCCTTTTTGAAGCcgaccgtgccgccgctcgcgttcGCCAGCGGCTCGCCAGTGGGCGTCGTGAGAGTGACAATGGTATTGTTCCGCGTGGACTGGACGTGCATGCGGTGGGGCGCGttcgcctcgcgcgactTGGGCGGGGGCGCCACCGGCTCGCTCGCAGGCTGCTCGGCAGTAAAGCCGGGCATGGAGAACTCGACGGCAGACTCGAGCGagacacgctcggcgccgtccgCAGCCGCTTCTTGGCCCTCGGCGGGCTTCTCAGGAGCGGCCGCCggagcgctcggcgcctcgggcgtggCCTGGGCGTACCCACGCACCGGCGCTATAGACGCGCGGGGCACACGCGCcatgcgcgcggccgcacgcagcgcggggGACAGTCGCAGCATCGTGGTGGAAGGGCGAAGAATTCAAAGCGAAAATCACGGCCTCGGAGGCCGCGCTATGTGGAGAATTACAAGGCCTACGGGgcggcgtccggcgcacTGTAGCGGAGCGCTGCACAGCCGTAGCACGTCGCTGGGGACAGCGCGCTGGCTGCCAAGGCGAGCACGCAGGGACCCACACCTCCTTGGGTATACACATCAGTCGACCgtcacgccgcgctcgcgcaaaAAGTCCTTGGCGACCTTGATATCCTGTGTGAGCAAAATCACGTACGagaagcagctcgtcgtgcgccttTGGCACGTTATTAAAGTGGTAGAGGCCCCATCCGACCTTGAAGAGGAGAAAGGAGCCGGTGCTCACCAGGACCCACCACGGGATCTGCATAAGtagggcgacgtaccgtcGGCAGAATCTCGACCGCGACCGATTTCGAGAGCAGCGGCACAGGCAGGATGCCGAACAAAAAGACCAGGTAGACCAACGTCAACGCGGCCGAGATCAAGGCAAAGTTTGTCGCGCGCGTCATGATCGTAGCGAACGGacggcgccgtcgcacgGGTCGCTCGCTCCCTTCGGCCGAGAGATTcacgcgacgcgacgcgacACCATGACGTCCAAGTGGACCAGCAACGCGAACGAGGCGAcgtgcctgcgcctcgcgggTGCGCCATCGCCCGCGGACGGTGTATTTCACCCCGAGTTTACCTATCCGATTTTTGGCGACGCCGAGACGATCTACGGCTACTCGGACCTGCACATTCACCTCACCTTTGCTTCCGGCAGCCTCACGCCCGCGCTGGACGTgacgtacgccgcgcggaACACGACGACCGCAGCCAAGATCGACGACGTGAATGCGACGCTTGCCGAGTTCCTGCCCGAGGACCAGCTCGTGTCGCCTGACGAGGTCAAGAAgatcgccgaggacgaggcgcgtgggggcgcgcgcgcctttacgccgctcggcgagcgcgtgcacagctacacgcgcgaggcgagTGCCAAAGGCAAGGGGCGCTCGTCGTTTGGCTCGCTGTTtagcgcgcgtgcgcgtccgagcaccgcgcccAAGCGCGAGTTTCACATCTACAAGGCCACCTGGGACACGCCCGGCTTCCGCGACTGGCACGCGCGTGTGCAAATCTTTACCCTCTTTTTCATCGAAGGCGCATCGTACATccaggacgacgagcaaAACTGGGAATTTTATACCATCTTTGAGCGCGTCCAAGGCGCAGAGGGCGACGCGTACCACTTTGTCGGCTATACCTCGCTATACCGCTTCTGGTGCTGGCCCGGCaagacgcgcctgcgcctctcCCAGTTCCTCATTCTCCCGCCGTACCAGAAGCAGAAGCACGGTGCGGAGCTCTACGATACCGTATACGCGCACATGCTCAACGACACGTCGGTGTGCGAGCTGACGATCGAGGACCCCTCGGAGGCGTTTgacggcctgcgcgacgcgtgtgACTTGCGGCGGGTGACCAgcgcggacggcgcgctggcgcgtgcggtcgccgaaaagcgcctcgacgcgccgatcgACCGCACTTGGAGCGAAGAGACGCGCGGGGCGTACAAGatggcgccgcggcagtgggcgcgcatgctcgagatgcttgcgctgctgcacctcgacgcgtcggatgccgcgcagctgcgcgcgtACCGCCTGCAGGTcaaggcgcgcctctttcgTGTGAACCGCGAAATTTTGATGCAGATTCCGAgggtgcagcgcctcgagaagCTGCACGAGACCTTTGAGTCGGTCATGGACGAGTACGCGGAAATCACCGGCGTCGATCTCCcggacgcgctcctcgaggcgccggagcCGAGCGAAGAGGTCATCGACCTGCCGCCGCTCCTCaagcgcgcagcgtcggccGTCATCGCacacggcgacgagcccgccgagtcgcgcaAGGCGCCACGTGTGCAGTAGTATACAGTCTATgggcgcggccgcagcaCGGCCACATGAATGCAATGTCCATCCCCTTCCCATACATTGTCCGCCTcgtgcacctcgccgagcacctgcgcgccgccagtgtgtgcggcgcctggcAGGTGCGCGGGAGGGATGTTggcctgcgcggcacgcatgcgctgcatctGCAGCCGCTCGAGTGTCTCGGCGACCCAGTTGACATTCGTCAGGGGCGACAGATCGTTGGGCCGGTGGGGCACAAGGCACCGCTTCACTTCTGCGtacggcgcctcggtgccaCGGCACTCGCGGATCACGCGGGGGTAGGTCGGCGCGTTCGGCGCTTCGGCAGGCTCGCCGTCGACTGGCGCAAACGAGCAGTACATGCGCGTGTCAAACACGCGGAACACGACATCGTCCACACGGAGAAAGAAGCGCTGGAGCACGAGGAACTCTTGCGGCATGACGCGCTACATCAGCACGGATACGTACCACCTTGACATTCAGCATGCTCGAGCCATTGTccccgagctcgtcctcgtACAGCATCACGTCGTCGTAAAAGAGGATCGGCTCGCCACTCGTCGGGCCCAGGCGCTCAACCGGGAtgcggtcgcgcgcagGGTCGCGCGCCAGCTCAAAGGCGCCCGTCCACGCAttcgcgtcgcgcgcctcgggctgctcgagcgccggcgtctcGTGGCTGCCTGGGAAGCCGGGCCATGTCGACGAGTAGGTCCAGTCGTATTGCTTGGCCGTCGTGATtggcgacggcgtcgaatcactcgacggcgacggtGACGGCTCCAGTATGTTCTTGAGTTGCCTGTgtgagtcgcgcgacgtaccgtgACTTGCCCCACTCGTGGGCATAGGCGACTTTGATCGCACTCTGCGacaggcggcggcggcggggcgtgctgctcggcacgagTGCCATCTCTTGGACGCAGTCGAGGCcttcgcggcgcacgtcttCGCGCACACCGTGCACACacgccagcgcgcgcgtcgagtcGAAGCAGTACGAAAAGCCGCTcggctcgtgctcgagcacgagcgcgttgCGGGGGAACGGCATCTCGGGCGGCGggacctcgagcagcgccgaaAGCTGGTCGACTTCGGTCGCATTCGCAATGCTCCCGTGCAGCACCGTGATTTTCCAGGGGCCGATAAGAATGCCACGCTCCAGCACCTGAtccgagggcgaggcgccgcccgactCGGTGCTGTGCGCGGGCTTGGGCGCATCGGTATGACGCACATTCTCAAATACTCGGTACTTGGGGCGCGCCTCGTTGGCAtgcgcgccgtggcgtgcgccggGTCGCGGCATCGGTGTCGTGCCGGGGCCCATAGCAGTGGTCAGGCCGTGTGGCTTGACCGCCATCGCACCTCCACTCATCACGTGTTCGGCGCAGCGGACTTACTcgcccgcgagcgcctcggctcTTTGCGTTTCGCCACGCGCGCTCTTGCAGCACAGTGGCCTCGAGGATGATCGCTTACTATTACGTTGGAAGTGAGCTGCACATTGTGTGGCACACCATGTCCACTCTCCTACACTTGATCTGACGAGgccacgctcgcgcgcccgTAGCCCCGTAGCCCGCAACGGCAACCGAAGCTGACTAATCGTGTGACGTCACTTGACGGGTTCAGGGTCCAGCACGGGCCTCTTGGAGAGAGGAGGGGCAGGCCGTCTCCCCATCTCGCCACGATGAGCACCACCAACAAAGCCTGCTGCACTCTCGCCCCTGTCCAGACCGACTAGTACGTACTTGCGATGGGAAGAATTATCGCTAacacgcgcagcacgcccaAGGGCACCATCGAGAAGGTCGCCGGCATTGACTCGTACGTCACCGGTGACAAGAACTCGACCAATGTGATCGTCTGCATCTACGACATCTTTGGTTTCTGGAACACGACCAAGCAGGGCGCCGACCTGCTGGCCGACTCGACCAAGTACAAGGTGGTCATGCCCGACTTCCTGAGCAACCACCCCTGGCCGATCGACGCCTTCCCGCCCCGTGACGATGCGGAGGGTAAGAAGTTCGGCGAGTGGCTCGAGACCATCGGcaacgtcggcgagcgcgtcaagGACGTCAAGTCCGTCGCCCAGGAACTCAAGTCGCAGGGCGCCCAAAAGCTCGCGCTGTACGGCTTCTGCTGGGGTGGCAAAGTCGCCAGCCAGATtggcggcgccggctcgCCTTTCCTGGGTGTCGCCATGGTGCACCCCGCGTTCAttgcgccggacgacgccaaggcgctcacCGTGCCGATCGGCTTCTTCCCTTCGAAGGACGAGGACAAGAAGGACGCCGACGCTTTCTGGTCGAACCTCGAGAAGGACCACCCCGAGCTGATCGCCAAGAGCCAGTACAAGTACTACGAGGAGAACCACCACGGcttcgccgcggcgcgtgccgacctCAACGACAAGTCGAACTACTTCGCCTTCCAGGACGTCtacacgcgcctcgccgacttTTTCTGCGGCGTGTTCCAGTAGAATTGTAGACTACTTTTCCTCTACATCGATCTCGGTCGTTTCGCCACCTTTGCCATCCGCATAGACGGTGCCCGTCTGGATGCGCCCGCCTTTCGCACGCACAATTTCCTCGATTGTACGCGGCTCGTCAGAGCTCTCGGTGAACCATCCGAGGTTGTCGGCGATCAAATGCCTACATGAGTCAGTCCACGTACCTGTTCTTGCAGCCAGGACACTGTACAAGCACAATGCCTTTCTCGTAGGAACGCTTGGTAAACTCGTGCGAAGAACGTGTGCCACAGTCGGGCACGGTGCAGGTAAACGTAAGCGACAGACGCGGCTCGAATTCGCCAATTGGCGTcttgggcgcgtcgcgcaccatTGCGGAAGCATGAAGCATGCGAGGAACAGCATACCGGGGGGCAGCACGCGCCacctgcggcgcaagggccatcgggcgcagcgcgccacCCGCACGTCGGGCCACAGCACGGAGCATGAGGGGGAAGAGCAACCTCCACATTCGCGTGTTTCCGGCGCGCTTCGCTCCACGACGGTGCTAGGATGGtagcgggcggcgcacaggcAATTCCGATGCAGCCGGACCCCCGCCAGCGCGGGAAGGTCAAgctggatgcgctgcgAGGCGGTGTAGTGAACGTGTCGAGCCGCATCCAGATCCACCAcctccttgcgcttctcCTGACCAAGACCCTCgtcgcgtcgtcggcgtggcTTACTCGGCAATGGCTGCTTGTGCCCCAGTTTGATCTCGAGACATTTCAGCTGCAGATGCGTGATATGCTTGGTGCAGACTCACTCGCATCACAgggcgccgctgccgcagcTACAAAACTCGCCGTACATACCCCGGCCAGCGTATGGGCCGTAGCGACGATGGCGACGTCGCTCGCATCCCTGATTCTCATGGGCGTGTTCCGCGCATGGCGCTGGAAAATAACATGGGGCGAAggcaccgcgcggcgcctggcgctgctcgccgtgctcgtaTTTGTACAGCTGCTCCTCTGGCTCGTTGCGCTCCGCCATTTGGGTGCGACGGTCGTGTTGATCTTTACACAGTTCTGCGAGGTATGGGTACGCGACTTGCAAATCGGATGGAAGAGCAAGACATCGGGGAGCCTCCCGGTGCTGGCGGCCCTCGGCCTCACGTTTTTCTTCTCGGTCATGACCGGCTCCGCCGTGACGATCCGCCATCCGTttggcgacgtgctcgacgagtcgGCGAAGCAGGCCCTGCACATCACATCGCGCCTGCAAGATTCGGTCTCGTTCGGCAATCTGCTCAAGGGGTACCTGTCGCTCCTCGCCTATGCTGTGCTCACAATCGAATCGGGACGCATATCGTTCAACGTCGCCAAGGACacgggcggccgccgacgtgcaCTTATTCTCGCGGTCGGCATTGCagccgtcgtcgcgcttccGCTCTCGTCGGTCGGTGCGTTTTTCGGCTACAATATGCTGCCCGCGCCGCTTGTGCCCGGCCGCCAGCTCACCCCGCAAGACGCATTTGAAATTAGCCACTTGGTCGCTTACTGGGTGCTGGCCATCGGTCTGCTGGTGTGCGACCCGCTCGTCACGCTCACGCTCGAGTCGTACGTGACGCTCCACGCGCACATGGCGCATGCCTGGCCGatggtcgtcgtcgcctcgATCGCGATTGGCTTTGGCGTGTTTAGCATCAATGTCTCCCTGGTCCAGCTTGTGGCCGCTGTGTGCGTCGGTTTTGCGCTGCATACCGTGCTgaagcgctcgccgctgtACCTCACGTCCTGGTACCGGAACCGCGCCTATTCtacgacgctcgacgagcagcgtATGGCGACGGCCGTGCCGGGTTCAGATTCAACGGCGATCTCGGAGGCCGTGCATCTCTTATACCACACCCTGGTCCAGCTGCGGTGGATGATCACGCAGATTCTGGCAAACAACAACTCGCGTCGCATCTTCTTGTTCCTATGCTTGAACCTAGCTTTTATGGGCGTCCAAATGCTCTGGGGCGTGTGGACCAACTCGCTGGGCTTGATCAGCGATGCGATCCACATGTTCTTTGATTGTGCTGCGATCTTTATGGGCCTTGTGGCGAGCGTCATGGCCGAGTGGAAGACCGACGACAAATTTCACTTTGGGTACA from Malassezia japonica chromosome 1, complete sequence includes the following:
- the STT4 gene encoding 1-phosphatidylinositol 4-kinase (EggNog:ENOG503NUX7; COG:T), with amino-acid sequence MDFLDQPTHTLILNDLAANLAQEAAAGTLQTEDFSVLRGAATTSGEQLTTSSVRSYLAQARFAAATADAVGGVEVPAQAATYLEDVLGELEHLASRLPSTRFEEGMQVPEQWPVPDELAYTLVEALLKIATGLPSRRSRALSTLSSYTSALAKTVLSGQASTQTLALNSVPQLHGLARALQDVPFAWDKASYTPLVEVLVDVASSSQIPRMDALLVCLPEQQEAAAQLAAAGAGPAPPADARSSYAEMVLQHYASLGVPLSGRFVAWCALSATASLLAQALTQSRSPYAPAWEQLQRAPPATRTGAETSVAHVAQDLYERTAQTVSQLTAATPRLQVELYARELLSTALKVTVLVVAAFDGTAIGSFVPGTLASLLGDEAVLDDAVLQRAALESVAVVAHVRPALVPSLVPMVRRFVQLPLPILEADLASGSPLLDTAGRSLAVCVRLEGDEAASSSTYALLNNLARDAERTERTVPQRNVRGVRPAAVEQGIVVGSTVAVITSLAKALGNVQYTVLAISLLLQRLQGPSSLAQTSPLTHLVPLALAAPTSSFVNVMNYLSDAARAALKHRDAPRLGAVNTAQELLARGLTQEAERRGAEADTAVQEQGAFRKNLYLNELLALVIDAGSQRDAALVRGTLPALAALLAHRDINPQWAPSTEQVYLFRNLWTVIAVSGASTPLTAPMPRNDPLTVIALKTPMLVPNSVVNYVEEDVEYNSILKQDGMGVSVDTLRRAILPTLGARLLEGKLSAARLAFLQSVLEVEWRRAAAGRPSPMLLYFAHHGLATSSLAAPLRTVAERVFSAFLVHTAQCAEEHAMGTYLFEELRNILVGCCHRAPGVRDGAHRYVERLVAAFPELFGRTDVVVTMLELLTLLAQSCDGEVEDAFLPKYVFHSQLADVTLELTDSYTDRKQILVGMYARVRSVLTRVQSEMPQELSHVLLRYLRYVDTSALGTDGLGKTVAMDFARGLPPQDPAALSPVRHDASGLLTRDLAAQSTYAGEVTASGQFSNLATELASLLEAAERRAEIPFELVRNNVYRAAASILHSVSLEFELVHYMVALPMAICTKETLALATQAWSWVMAERPEAETAVVTAIAAGWERTIHMRQGIYSTELVARDALLRKTDMSAFNRAEITLEARTADKLFSGHTLVLQLLTDRLQASRCSNAALVTILSMLVQRIADAAPLLSTHPLMRSTHLALVLFGLRVLSYSYLDALVEVRLRDGVARLALAWFAMRAEWTYGGNLKRASGELQYLRDVQEALRTATLRADSLVTPATVAESATPTVHSAQPLTPSCTLAQAVRHVQTLLQLLHTLLQNEEARLDVWLHPTKESTARPVVATVETLHAAWRVDARVAVQLVERCHSKELAAELGRLVRAAPHRAVDSPGALRGLIADKVTLAEKQGTNLKWLHFWAPVMPVAAIDLLQPGVGGHPLVLQYAMRVLEQHPIELVFFYVPQVVQALREDKYGYVAQFILKTSLISQLFCHQIIWNMNANKYKDDNAEVEDPLKPTLDTMVDKIVAQLSGPAQEFYQKEFAFFNEVTSISGKLKPYIKKSKPEKKAKIDEEMAKIQLEPGVYLPSNPDGVVVGLDRKSGRPLQSHAKAPFMATFLVRRPLGIADEEEQSQQEEQYHDVWQSAIFKVGDDCRQDVLALQVIAQFKNIFMSIGLDVYLDPYRVTATAPGCGVIDVVPNATSRDEMGRAKINDLPDFFRTRFGAEDTVTFQRARLNFIQSMAAYSVVCHILQIRDRHNGNIMIDGEGHLVHIDFGFLFDIGPGGMRFEPYSFKLSMEMVAVMGGPDSPGFRMFEQLVVKAYLACRPFTEEIVTTCALMLGTDLPSFKGSPTFDRLRDRFKPNLSEREAAKHAQWLVKDAYGNRRAVFYDLIQEKQNHIPYRK
- a CDS encoding uncharacterized protein (EggNog:ENOG503P9WV) — translated: MKTAAYVVRVPHAQHRAFAVQCTVLDHSLMVWAGAAPRSLGDEDDEEVRAAMQAAGRDESTHVPARLADDWGVAMNRGGSGNVRATTGTALYRANTSVAMAQRIAAKLGIPQVFLSLDLPDALLASGAVQMAPEDARALQALEVGLRRVCEMALRGEK
- the MRPS9 gene encoding 37S ribosomal protein S9, mitochondrial (EggNog:ENOG503NYDK; COG:J), coding for MLGTLRVAAARQALRFGARLMHTTAVPRAQYLAPPPPTPDRVKPASPAYFTTKPSYIDTLQMLDQLTREVKRELEQAYILPLNSKPPPIPQGPTNIWVSREALHSKLGIALRASQYRSVISRLTLLLRYRALVLEHFASSGSASFAERSSAQQKQLAAQVEEVFAAFMSSHGKAQDSHEKGEAAPRTSTRGFIDNEGRAYARGRRKESSARVWLVPAKDADASLGSVLVNSVPLSQYFTRTDHREQVVWPLKLAGVLGQYNIFAIARGGGHTGQAGAVAHGIANALLAQLASVPGEAAAATHAEVKQLLAKDGILHRDPRMVERKKPGLAKARKAFTWVKR
- a CDS encoding uncharacterized protein (BUSCO:EOG092654QZ; COG:J; EggNog:ENOG503P6ZR), translated to MLRLSPALRAAARMARVPRASIAPVRGYAQATPEAPSAPAAAPEKPAEGQEAAADGAERVSLESAVEFSMPGFTAEQPASEPVAPPPKSREANAPHRMHVQSTRNNTIVTLTTPTGEPLANASGGTVGFKKAGRSGYEAGYRSALRVFSRIAENQARWRINSIEVLWNGFGQGREAVFRAMMASEGEQVRNLVKVMTDKTPIKVGGVRPKKRRML
- a CDS encoding uncharacterized protein (EggNog:ENOG503P54E; COG:I; TransMembrane:2 (i7-31o43-64i)), with protein sequence MTRATNFALISAALTLVYLVFLFGILPVPLLSKSVAVEILPTIPWWVLVSTGSFLLFKVGWGLYHFNNVPKAHDELLLDIKVAKDFLRERGVTVD
- the HAT1 gene encoding histone acetyltransferase (EggNog:ENOG503NWPI; BUSCO:EOG09263EVJ; COG:B), which codes for MTSKWTSNANEATCLRLAGAPSPADGVFHPEFTYPIFGDAETIYGYSDLHIHLTFASGSLTPALDVTYAARNTTTAAKIDDVNATLAEFLPEDQLVSPDEVKKIAEDEARGGARAFTPLGERVHSYTREASAKGKGRSSFGSLFSARARPSTAPKREFHIYKATWDTPGFRDWHARVQIFTLFFIEGASYIQDDEQNWEFYTIFERVQGAEGDAYHFVGYTSLYRFWCWPGKTRLRLSQFLILPPYQKQKHGAELYDTVYAHMLNDTSVCELTIEDPSEAFDGLRDACDLRRVTSADGALARAVAEKRLDAPIDRTWSEETRGAYKMAPRQWARMLEMLALLHLDASDAAQLRAYRLQVKARLFRVNREILMQIPRVQRLEKLHETFESVMDEYAEITGVDLPDALLEAPEPSEEVIDLPPLLKRAASAVIAHGDEPAESRKAPRVQ